GAGCAAAGTAGCTgcagaacaagagagagagaaatcagaAGATGACTGGAATGAATGATATGGGGAAGTCAGTATGAGACTACCAAAGTTTTGTTGGAAGAACATGATGATTTTTGTGAGTCCAAAGTTGAAATTGATACAGATGTGGTTCTCAGGGACATAATGATTGCTGGAGCAGTGTGGCTACAGTTTCCACAGACAATGACTATACTACAACtatcacagaaataaaatgatgagaGAAACTGACCTTTAAATTAGGAATACTGGAAAGGATGTCTTACATATACACTACTATACATTCTGAAAACAGCACAGGTTGAAGTATTCATATAAACGTGGAAATGTAGCTTGAACTTACTCATACAAAGTCTCTTTTGTTGGGTCAGTGCTGTTGTCCAAAATCTTTTCAAAGGGAGTTATGTGTCTGCTTCTGTTGTACTGCTCCTCAAAATCGTCCACTTGCTCTCGAAGGTGACTGGGTACACCGAACGGATCAACAGGATGAAGGAATGATCTGTTGACAGAAAGCTCAACATGAAAGAACAGTAACAGACCTCCAGGAGACGagctgtgtgtgtccatgtggaTGATGCAACTTACAAAGAGTCTTCTTCAAAAAAGTCTTGGTCCCTATCGTCTCTTGGAGTTACACCTCTCATCCAAACAACAACACcctgagaggaagagaagaggacaaACTTCAGAGGGATGGTATAAAACTATGTTCTCTTTACTACAGCTGACACGATTcgtcaataaaaaaatatgctgaTGGACAGAAAATCAACTGCAGGGTTTCTGGGGGTTCTTttaaaaatttattttttttaagatgttttttaaagtaCAGTTACAGCGCAGTGGGTCAGTTGGAAATTATAGATTTAATAATTGGAAAGCTACTTACTGCAGCTTTACTAGTTAAGAACAGAAGGTTTTGTTAGCAGTTGTGTTGAAGAACAGTCTTGCCAACCACTTCATAGTTATGAATGTGTCATTTAATAATGgttatcatttatatatatatcttttttggTGTTGAAGTCATGATTGCTTTCTTCAACTCAGTGAGATAGTAATGTCACTTTGTCATTCGATGATGCATTGTCCACATCTGTGTGCTGTCATTCACGCATACATGCCTATGGAGACAACCTATTCCTAAAATAGTTGAGATCTGATCCTCCCTCAACATCTACAGGCATCCTCGAACCCTTGAACTCTCAGATCATTCATGACCTGTTTGTAAGGAGATACTGGTGTTTGTGAGATGCTGTTTTAGGGACCTGACTACTTTTACGTTTGCCTCTGTGGAGAGGTATAAAGCCACTTGGCTGTGTAGCACTGGGCTGATGGATTTTCTCTccaaaattgtaaaaaaatgtaaatctgtaaaaataTCACAATTAATTGTTATATACAATGTGTATATTTGGGAAAAGGAGACAGCAGGAGAAGCATGGTGTACTCAAGTTgtgcaacatgttttaattttaatggaCTAAGACATTATTTGTAATGAGAAGACGCcagtttttatgtgtttctattttgtttcagtctgtcagtcatttATTCCAATTCATATACCTACTCTAATCTGATTGTCCATTCTCCTGTGCAAGGAGCAACCCTTCTGAGCaagatttaatttgatttttgtgtgatagTAAATGGACATGGTTGGGGTTATGGGCTGTTAATCAGAcatcacatatttttttactgttctCTGACATTTCATATACTTAACCATTAATCAAGTAAGTAAATGGCAGattaataaaaatggaaatatgatTGTTAATTGCAGCAACAACTAGCAACACAACTCCTGACCTTTggctctttctgtttctttttccgTCCTCGATTCTTAACCTTCATAGGAGAATTCTGCAATGAAAACaagtgtttagtttagttaatgCAGCAACAAACTATACTGTATATCGGTCATTTATAGTCACCATGCTTCAGTTTCTAATgacttacattttcattttcatcagacTTTTTTAGGACTGAACAATGTCCAtctgaaaatacaaaagaaCTGGAATCAAATCACAAAGTCGGGAcaacaaaaagcaacaaatcaaaGGTTATACAAGTTCAAAATACGTACCCATCATATCAAAATACTCATCCAGTATGGTGTGGCAGGACTCATACACATCCCTATGCTCCTCCAGGGTCCAGATAAACAGTCTCATGTCATGTGGTGGGGCCTGTTTTAGGTATTCAGTCACAGTCAAGCCAATGCTTGAAAAAAGTTCAGGTCTAATACCGAGCTTCTCTATAATGATCTCCTGCAACAGGCCAAAGTCAAGCAGAAGAGCCAGATCCAGCTCCTCCAGGTGTTCAGCATTGCGGTCAATGAAGGATTTGCCAGCATTCAGATCTAAGAGAGAGAAGCGGCCATTAGGTCAGGATTCACACCCTCTGTCTGTGGCTgtacattttttcatatttcatctcaAGTTTTGTacctttgaccatgtttaacatagacattattacagtacaaaaataacagaaaaatccCAAAAAGCATTACATATCccctttaagtcatttttttttcaagtcaTCACTAAAATGAACCCATTACACATTTCTGATATATTTGACAACTGTACTGAACTTTACACCTCACTACTTTTTATGTCACATCTCTCTAGTTACTatacaaataatcatttaaactgTAATACATTAAAGCTGTTCAGATCATCACACATGATCAATTCTGACCTGCATCATTGAGACGACACGCCCAGTTGTTCAGTTTGGGATTTGTTtccagacagtcagacagtagGTGGATGAGGACACGAGCCCAAACTCGGTTTTTCCTTTCTAGTAGCAGTTCAACAATCTGACCTAGAGTCTCCAGTTTCTCCTGCTGCCAGTTCAGGATCCTCCCAGCTATCTCGTTGCCCCTCAACGAGTCCAGCTCCAGCCAGGGCTTCAGACTGCTGGTCAGGGTTGACACAGGGAGGCCTTTTTCTTCCCTCAGCAGCTCCATGTTCTGGCTGATCTGCAGCAGAACTCGATCCTTGTACAGCAACCAGGCTGACGGCACAGTGACAAAACATTTTAGGCATATTACACAACTGTTATCTTAAAACCACCACATCTGTCGGATAgcatttcttgctttttttccttctgaaaATCATTCGAGCTCCTCATTTTCCTCATGTCCAGACTCTCACTGATCTGCACTCCAGGCGTCCCTTATGGTTCAACGTGTTAAGGGCTTTGGAGCATGCGGTTTGGATGTGGGCCACATCCCCCACAGTGAGATATAAAGCAATGTTTGAAAGAGATATTTTGGTTACCAGGGTAACCCTCATTCTATGGAAACCGAAAGAAGGACCTGACAACACTGCTGTGCTTGCGTGTATAAGGTACATGGAAGCAATATGCTTCTGAATGCCATGTGGGCTGCCACAGTCGATCATACAGTGGGGATGGGCTGGCCCGTACAAGTCTAGATGATCAGTCTGTCCTCCCAACAGATGTGGCAGTATTGGAGCTTCCATGATTGATTGTGCCAGAAGGCTACAGTGAGATACCTCACTAGGTTTTAAAACACCAGGGTTTACCCTGGTAACCAGAAGTTTAATTGCtattataataatatgttttatgcctttattagaTAGCCAACAgtggagagatgacaggaaatgagtgCAAAGGTCTGGAGCTGGATGCACCCCAGGCACCACCAACAATTGTGATTTAGTAGCAGTACCTTTCTCTTGACTCTGGGTCGCTGAGTTGTCTGGCTGCAGCAGAATCTCATCGTTGTTAGTCAGTTTATCTTGATCTAACTGCTTATGTTGCCTCCTCTTCAGTCTGCGCTCTTCCTTTGATTTTAACTTCTTCAGACtagaaaataaaaggaaaatgaaaaaaaggccAGTAGTATGCGATCGTTTAAAGTGAATCAGATTTTTCTTTCTGAACTGAATACTGGCATATTTTTAGAAGTATATTATATGGACCATCTTCAGCATCAACTGTTATTAGACTACAGTCTCACCTTGTACATTTCTGATTCACTCTTGGCTTCTTTGGAGTATGAGGTTTAGTGATGTCAGcttcaaactgaaaacagaaaaagactcAAGTTAACACTGGTCATGTTATTCACAAACACAGCAActctaaaagcaaaaaaattcACCTCCACAGAACATCCTTACCTTACATTTCACCAGGCCTGTTGGACCGTAGATTCTGATATTACAGATTTGACCCACACAGTCTGGAGTCAAACACGTATCTTGAAGGAAATCCTATAACACAAATACAATGcataaataaactattttaacaGCCAGTCATACAGCTATTCTGGAAATGTTAGCTTTACTAAGACtaagcaaaaacaaaagcaattaTAATCTACATTTTGATTATGGTATTTCTAATGCAATTTTTCTATCTAGCATTCTAATAACACTTGCTACTTGAGAGTTTGTACCACGGTTCTTAGAATCACTCCACTTTAACCCTTGATTGTCTTACCTTGCTTGTCAGTTTGGATAAATCCgtcaaaatgatgaaatgtaaatgcacatttaccttttcattcttttcaaAGAAGGTCGATGTCTTGAGCGACTTCCAACAGCTGATGTGGTATTCAACGACGCAGCTCTGACAGCAGTGTATTTGAATGAAGCCCTGCAAAAGAGTCACATAAGATTGAAATATGTCTGTATTTTAAACCTTAAAAATTCCTGGCTGTGTTTTACTGCCATCATTTACCTTAAAATCTGGGTCAGTGAAGTAGATTTCCGCTTTCAAATGGCCATTGCATTTCTCATGTCGACAAATGGCATCAGGAATAGGCGGAAATTTGCACAACTCTATAGCACTCTCCAGAATTTCCTGAAAAGAGGAAACACAAGTCAAACTGAGGATAAATATTAAGTGAAATCGAAACCAAGCAGTataacttttttcatttttattgagtGATTGAAGTGCGTCAATTTTTTATTGATATGGTTAAATATATATACGTGTATTTAAAATGGCTGGTCAGATATAAAAAACATGGTTCATGACAACATACCTTGAAATAGTCTGTCTGCGTTTCTTTGACAATCTCGGTTGTTAAAGGCCACGTGAGTTTACCCGGTGTTATTTGATTCTTGACCATCTGCAGGGAATCTGTAAACTCCTCCAGAGCAACCGCAAACCTGTCCGAAGAAGAGACATGGTTGGTTGTACAGTTCAAAACAGCTCAAGATCTAAATgaacaacacaaaacaccacAAGACTGAAAGCTACGGTACCTGTTCTCTTTGACATACACCTTCCCAACGGCGTAATAAACCAGACACTGAAACATCCTCTCCTCAAATGACTTGATCTTCTCCAGAAGTCTTTGCGCTTGTGAAAGTTCCTGTTTATCAAAGCAACCACACATGTAAAGACTGAGACAGTTTGTCAGATATAAACACGTGGTTGGTTCATTTACACAATTCTTCATGTTGCAAAGGCTCAAAATATCCTGTCCATATAATATTACCTTGACTGGTAAAAGGTTGCATTCACCCTTATGAAGCAATAAACTAACTTTACGAAGAAAAAGGTGCCCCTCTATTCTTTTTTCATCACGTGGTGAATAAGGAGAAGTTGTGACAAACAGTCCAAACTGTTAAATCAGTCACAATCAGGTGCTAAtttatgaagaaaaacaccattaGTTTCACCAGTCGGACACACATTTTACCACCAAAAGTTACAGTTGTTTCGGCTGGATGACAATCAACTGATTTATTGGTGAAGCAAAAGGACCGCTCATGGTATAAAGGTCAGATGTAGTGCAAACACAGCTTTGATGATTGAGGTACAAGCAGCTCTATAAATACAGTGTTACTGGTAACTTCCCCATCGCTTCCGGACTTTTAGTTGTTTCAGGaacactgttttttaatgtacGACATTTTGCAGCAAGGTTCTCACCAATCTATCCACATTATTTACTCTAAAGACATAGATCCAATGTGAAGGACAGGATAATTCTTTAAGcttaaaaatactgtaacagATGAGCTTTTTCCATTCCGCCTCTAACAGGACTATCTGTGAGTTACCTGAGGCTGGCCGATTTCTGTCAAGGCGGACGCACGGCCGtacagcaacaacagcacatCCAGTGTGGAAAGTCCAAATTCCTGAGAAGAGCAAAAGgaagatgtattattattgtgtctTTTAAACTTTACTGTAAACCCATTAGTAACAAACTTTAAACTTTGATGTGATTCTTATACTGCAAATGATAATTGAAAGAGAATAATGTGGAAATGTGAACACAATAATTCCACAATATAAAAGTCAAAGCAGGATACATTCACAAAATTTCTGAAGCATGTTTTGCCTGCATGTGATAGTTGATAGTGGTGACTGACAGGAAACATCAGTGGAGGCAAAAGTGACATAATTGCCTGGGCTTTTATCCATCTATTTataattttgtcatttattaattATCATATTCATCTTATCTTTCACCCTTGTGTAATAAGACTTTATCACATTCCCTCTTTTGTGTAATTATCCAATTTCCTGTGCAATTTTTTAGTACAGGACTACACACCACATGTGTATTAAATCTGCAGGTCATGTCTGTATAGTTTTAATTATCATTCACTCACTCTTTTTCCTCTAATTTTGAGCTGCTGTTACAAGGGAATTTCCCCTgtggggatcaataaagtttcatcatcttcatcattatcatcatcatcaagagTACCACAGTCTGCAGCCAAAGGGAGTTTTCTATTCATGTACTGACTGGTTTTTAATTTTGGAGCACATTTCTACAGTATGACAACAATGAATCCAATACTTAAAAGATCTATACACATTAGATAATTCTCTCAATCTGCTTACAGTTATGGGACAGTAGTACATTTTGGCACTGGTATGATTACCTTGGGTGTACTGGTATCCAGTAAGGCCAGTGCCTGGCTGAAGGCCTGCTCAGCGTTGCGGCTGCGGAGGTCGGTCAGGGCGGTGTGAGCGTCCTGCACCAAAGATCTCATCTCTTTACACGCATCTGATTTACTATCagtgattttctgtttgtaaaGAGAGCACACAACACAACGTTCAGTCATACTGTTGCGACTTAAAAGCTACAAAATATGCTGTTAAAGTTATATATTGTCAAGCTGTGGCTACATTCATCCAGCTAATGTGAGACTGATCTATTTGCTTTTAACATACGTCAGAGTTTTAATGCTATACCTTACTGGAAAAGcctttataaataattaaagacaGATACATCTAGGACTGCaaccaacaattattttaattattaatttatatacCCATTAGTTTCCCTATCTACTCATTACACTGTTAATAATGTCTCCccacaaaaataatttaaatatattcttgataacatattaaaaatgtagtGACACTTGAGCAGAGCTTTACCTCGTCTTCAGTCAGACAATTTCtgccctttttcttctttggtgTGGGGCTGGAGTCTCCTTTTCCATTCTCactgaaaaaaaggaacttCTAGTCAGGTTTATGGCGAAAAATGTCACCAAAACACATTCTGTCGCTCTGCTATATGATTAACATGAAGATCAATTGCAGAAAACTTTCAGTTTTCTGTCTTTACTACCTACTGGCCAACTGCCCTCTTTTGCCTTCAGGTAGATACTGACTGTATGATTAGGACTTATTAttctgtgtttgttattttgttcaAACTAAGGACAGTTTCACAatttctaaaaagaaaaaaatctattttaaaacaacaaatataatgcatttataatgtaagtgatgggggacaaaatccacagtaaatgtgtcagttggcaacttgatatgactaacccAGACTGTTggagcctcatattagcttctgtaaatatttaaatgcagtTATGCAGCAAATGATACATGAACACACTGTGGACtttgccccccccccaatcacttacactgaaagcacatttgaaagggatcttttaatggccagaacaagaggaatgactacagcaagaaaaacctcttACAGTGTTTTTCTAATTAAAATTATATATCTATCTTTTGAACTTAAAAAGGAAATAGGtagcacaaaataaacaaacttgcATGAAGCTTAGTTAAGTATTTTAATACTGTGGGAACAAACTGAGgagaaaaatgtattgtattgttttcacAACAGGATTCATCTATCAGTAGCGCCAcacttaacaaaaaaacaaagcacgTGTTCATCAGTTGCTCCAGTTTTCCTTTCCTCAACATCAACACAGTTTTCATGAATTTCTTATACAATAACAGGAAGCTGGGGAAGCCTGACAGTGGTAAAATAACTTCCACTGACCTTTTCGATGACTGTGGGGTCCTGTCTTTTCTCCCTGCAGAGAAAATATCTGCCATTAAGTTTTTATGATAATgtcatgaaaataaacataatgcTAATAGGGAGACAGCTGCCAGCACCTCATtatgacacagagagacagaaaattaTGTTTGTTGGAAATCGCAACTAAGCCATAGATACTGCTACTAGGATCTGAACATGGATTTTGAAGAAAGAACTGCATCAGTAGGTGTTATAAACAAACTTACCTTGCTGGTTCGACTTCTTCACTCCAGACTGTCAACACACAAGTTAAAGTTCATTATCATCTTTGACCTTCAAACTTAAGCTGATgtcaacacaaacagacaaatgtgctgataaaagagagaaagctgTCTCTTTACACTGACAAAAAGCACAACGCTAGCAGCTATGTGGTGTTGTGCTTTGAACTTAATGTTAACATCAACATGCTGACATGCTGAGGAAAAGTGAGGCGATCACCAAAGTCATGAGGACGAAATCTTCTAAGAAACATGTTGGAGCCACAGAGCTGCAGCGCTGATAAAATGAATGCTTAAATCTCTTTATTTACCTATTTTatttgagagagacagagagagacatttaGCCTCATTGTCAACTTCACCTAATTCACAGCCAATTCAGAGATTGtgtattgattattttcattattgactATATTCTCAAAAATCCTGATTCCAATatgatttaaataattcattaattatcAATATAGTTGTCAATACATTTCCTTTAGATCAACTAATCAATCATTAACTGTGGTtatatatccaaatatttcagTTAATTTGGATTAGCCTAATCACGCACTAATTAAATGACCTACTTTCCCAATGGGGCCTTGAGTATTTTCTGTTAAACATTGATAGCATTGATTGTTATTGATATCAATTGAACAATTGTtggtgaaatgtaaaataaattaaatggtCACTAACCTTACTGTTTGATTCCACTGTTGCTTTATTCTTTTTCGGCGGTTTTCGTGTCTCAGGCGGATCTTTCCATTTCACGAAATAGAAAATTAATTTCAGGTGTTGCGTTTCCAGTGATTTCATCGCCTCTTTGTCCTCTTTACACAGAGTCTGTGCTGCACTATTGGCTTCGATCGCCATTTGGACCTCTCCTAAGAAGAACAAGGCCTCGCAGTATCGGTAGTGACCCTGAAACAAAGAATTAACATGTAGTCACATCTCACTCATAACTATTGTTTTCCTGATCAGTTACTAGCAggaaaaaatctaaatctgatcTAATAATGGTGCTGAAAGAAAAGTTAAagaatcaccaaagtcattatgATTCATCATCTGTGGACCATGAATATATGTACAATATTTCAGATGTGCATGTACTAAAACATTTTGAGACCAGATTGACTCTACATCCAGTACAGATGTATTCGATGTGTGTCACTGAATACTTAATAAATACTTCTTTGGCTTTAGCTACAACCACAATTGAAACCAACACTGTGTGCATTGGGAATTATAAATAGTTCCctcaaaagcaaaaaacattgaaaatataaaagtatgaaGTATAAAGATGTATGATGATAAAGGATTATATTCATATAGCGCTGTACCTAATGCTTCTAAGCTTCATTTGTTGCCACACTATTCGCATGGCAAAATcagtatttgaatattttatttgtacatataatatatgtgtgtgtgcacgtgtgtgtctAACCACTCCTTAACTTATGCGTAACAAATGTTGCATCAGGGTCATGTTTTCTATACATCTCACCTTCTTTGTTTCTACATTAGTGTGAGAGGATCATAAAAGAAATGAATACCTTTGCCCAGACTGGTTTTATCAGAGTAGCACGCTTTCCATCACCAACCGCTTTTCTGTAAAATCAGAAATTCACGTTTTCATTAGaacatttcttaaaaaacatttcctgcaATAGCTAAATGTTCATTCTTGCACTACAGTGTGACTCAGAGTGACACGTAGCTTCATAAACTCACTTTCAACAGACAGGGTGACTCCTGGGAGAGTGTGTGtagctcttctttttttgttgttgatgtttatGATTTCAGAATCAAGAATTAATGTTCAAAATACAAGCTGTACTTCACTCTCAGATATGACCCTCAATTTAAtcaaagtttgatttattactGCTGAAATTGTTGGTCCTGACAGATCATCACAGTTTGCTGTCACAAAGATGATTAAAGGTTGTGAGGACATCAGTTTCTGCaggaaaagcacattttctccTCAAAACTTGCACAAAGTCAGTCAAAAAATGACTTCTCTttctaaattatattttaaaggttcTTTTAATGAGTTTGAGCTTTCCTAAAACATGTCATGGACTTTCTCCTCACAACTCTAACACATGATGaagaagtcacacacacatttgactaTGACTAACAGAGTTGTTAATCATGTGACATCTGGGAGCAGCTTCCTGTCTCCTTCTGGTTTGACCCCTCGCACGTCATTAACCAACTATGTGTCATAAGCTAAGAATGTAATATCCACCCGACACACATCTCTCCCTTGCCTTTTGTACCCAGCTATTTTTGCACTTCATCTGATCCCAGGCTTTTCTTTTATTGCATAAAAGTGCTTTCCTGTCGGTCAGATCCGCTCTGTCAGTAAATTCACATGTGTGACgacatactttaaaaaaacaccttcacTAACAGGAAACGTATGAACAGGATTTGCTAAAATACTTTTCCTCTTAGTCCTAAATTTAGGATCAAAAATATCATTGAGAATTTTTAACAACTAAGGATGGATTTCCTCATCTGAGACGCTTGATAAATAAGGTCTTCAAAAAGGTGTAATAATGTTGGCCTGCTGCTGTCTTTATATTATAAcgtttctttatttctttactgATAATTTTTAAccataatgttttaattaaggactcaaaatatgaaaactgttatatttttctctgaaaaGCTTAAAAACGCTTTAATCTTATACATCTTGTTTcaattatttacaaaataaaagaaaaagagaagtctGACATGGTACTTACAGATAATTATTACACTTGATATAGCACAGAGCTCTGTTTCCATACAGTTTGTGGTTTTCAGGGCTGGATGGAGAAGAAATAAATTCAGTTAGTATACAGATTTAACAATTCATTATTAAGTACAGAAAACAATAAACCTGCAATAAACCCCGTCTTTGAGAAACTTATGTTCAAATTTTTGTTGACACTGTGTCCATGAGGTGTTGATTTAGCCGGTTGCTTCAGTCACTTTTTAGACAGTAGTCAGCGGCGACTTTGTATTATAAGGAGAGGCGTTTCTATCTGTCCCTTTCATgtataaattaaatacacaacTGTCGACAAAAAATTTAAATACCAAAACTTCACAAAGACTGGGATAAACAGCATGTTTATGTACAGGTGTGCCTTATAAACTGATGAGTCAAACTTGTAGATCAACtcaatttaaatcattttaaacactAGATACAAATCGAAGTTTCATGTCTGAGAagcaaaaacactaaaagaaaatattaaaatatcacaACTTACTAGTATTTGATGGCTTTAGAGTAAAACTTCAGCGCTTCTTCATACTGATTCTTCGAGAAGCTCTCGTTTCCCTTCCTCTTCATTTCTTCACTTCTCTGGATGAACAACATGACAAACCGCAGCAATAAGAAAATTATTTATGGATAATGGCGTTCACTTTTTGTACAAACATGAGCTAACGTTTGGACTCgggaaatattaaatatttattcaataaTGATCTGTTAGAATTCAAAATTTAAAAGCACCACATGCTGCAAATAACGAGCC
This Scomber scombrus chromosome 14, fScoSco1.1, whole genome shotgun sequence DNA region includes the following protein-coding sequences:
- the LOC133994496 gene encoding E3 ubiquitin-protein ligase TTC3-like isoform X2 translates to MSNRFNLRSKDVLEDALQWLERVGDRSLRPRIMDLGFPNTSFTALHLIFTEYSQYIREMGNNAEKTIRAMTRATTSPHESRIERSEEMKRKGNESFSKNQYEEALKFYSKAIKYYPENHKLYGNRALCYIKCNNYLKAVGDGKRATLIKPVWAKGHYRYCEALFFLGEVQMAIEANSAAQTLCKEDKEAMKSLETQHLKLIFYFVKWKDPPETRKPPKKNKATVESNSKSGVKKSNQQGRKDRTPQSSKSENGKGDSSPTPKKKKGRNCLTEDEKITDSKSDACKEMRSLVQDAHTALTDLRSRNAEQAFSQALALLDTSTPKEFGLSTLDVLLLLYGRASALTEIGQPQELSQAQRLLEKIKSFEERMFQCLVYYAVGKVYVKENRFAVALEEFTDSLQMVKNQITPGKLTWPLTTEIVKETQTDYFKEILESAIELCKFPPIPDAICRHEKCNGHLKAEIYFTDPDFKGFIQIHCCQSCVVEYHISCWKSLKTSTFFEKNEKDFLQDTCLTPDCVGQICNIRIYGPTGLVKCKFEADITKPHTPKKPRVNQKCTSLKKLKSKEERRLKRRQHKQLDQDKLTNNDEILLQPDNSATQSQEKAWLLYKDRVLLQISQNMELLREEKGLPVSTLTSSLKPWLELDSLRGNEIAGRILNWQQEKLETLGQIVELLLERKNRVWARVLIHLLSDCLETNPKLNNWACRLNDADLNAGKSFIDRNAEHLEELDLALLLDFGLLQEIIIEKLGIRPELFSSIGLTVTEYLKQAPPHDMRLFIWTLEEHRDVYESCHTILDEYFDMMDGHCSVLKKSDENENNSPMKVKNRGRKKKQKEPKGVVVWMRGVTPRDDRDQDFFEEDSLSFLHPVDPFGVPSHLREQVDDFEEQYNRSRHITPFEKILDNSTDPTKETLYDYFAQILEEHGPLVAEDPLLVGEVENFPPVAQLKIQEAGGFENFLLESRRFIKMGRCICLAKHAISLQHAEQGSSLDDLDYLDDRRDLHNLDDLDDLDDPDTKSSPPDLLAAYDPEFINHLKNYSSGDSPILPNPYGFNSPFDPYCHWTNSKDLDSQQHAAYLLPNGYDHLDSHGSELDVGVWETDSSSGGIASVTSEERFLKKDEAVQTCPETMRSVAVNTEPHEPFEKCHGDIHKKEKSNKELKEKIDEMTNGSNKVNLRHKEEINSIEEKTRKINVNIQVTNKELSLFQQKLEEEVRKDQKEKKANQDVLKSLKLEIEKLVEEQGSFTRNIKKKKQSYEGKLRHFLELKNQVEAEKRSVQDEIRRCHALSNKTDSRSRAAQLLIVESSRDQGLYGLYRELADTNDVLTKLDEMVHRFPSQELELTRNGWRANVQEVEKKILTAERQYQKQVDQVKCGRRASEVLLVNNTKQPELLLVAAKEVTHQSSAAASHRSSPLIQQSAPAAAAAEAPATPPQKQHKHQIKTQEPPHSTVFEKAMERLSTMFPDYTRLDLMRFVQELRSSSGGSLNSMALQDVVGGVTQLILDHQEKLISARSNTMGRGSPAHRATPPLVNQPPVWQQLGSHKVSHFNALNMEDPCIICHDDMSPDDMCVLECRHSFHKECIKSWLKEQSTCPTCRDHTLLPDDEFPMLPSRRRQAP